One Drechmeria coniospora strain ARSEF 6962 chromosome 01, whole genome shotgun sequence genomic region harbors:
- a CDS encoding glutathione synthetase-like protein — MATLAAEPLTAEPLTAETYPPPLTEGEQDGLVQAIKDWSMGNGLAVRPPPAVIPVDADPAGIAAINAPVTLFPSPFPRRCFDQAKAVQPTYNELYASVSRDEEFLGQMVKEVLDGDDFIRNLWQTHLRVKEEGYTQPLSLGLFRSDYMVHRDGSTSPPSLQAKQVEFNTIASSFGGLSSFTSQLHSFLASTEYPLLSRPMDVGALDLPECRPVEGLAAGIEAAFHAYAASELGHPTCVVFLVQSEERNVFDQRHLEYQIVKSSPTIPVFRLPFADILTHTSVAETAKRQLLYRLPRNPTRVLEVAVVYMRAGYGPGDYPDRDAWEARYQLERSAAIKCPTVLTQLAGTKKVQQVLAAPKVLARFIDDETTSAGELWKTFTNIYPMDRSDAGLEARKKALDAELCQAYVLKPQREGGGNNIYRGAIPDFLRSVPEEHWGSYILMELIVPPPVSNLILRNGRVERGGVICELGVYGTCLWNQGTGEVLRNEEAGYLLRTKGDKSEEGGVAAGYGCMDSCALV; from the exons ATGGCGACGCTCGCGGCAGAGCCTCTCACGGCAGAGCCTCTCACGGCAGAGACGTATCCTCCGCCTCTaaccgagggcgagcaggacggcctcgtccaggcAATCAAGGATTGGTCCATGGGCAACGGACTGGCGGTGCGACCACCACCGGCCGTCAttcccgtcgacgccgaccctGCCGGCATCGCGGCCATCAATGCGCCCGTCACCCTCTTCCCGAGTCCCTTCCCGCGGAGGTGCTTCGACCAAGCCAAGGCGGTGCAGCCGACGTACAACGAGCTGTACGCCTCGGTGAGCCGCGACGAAGAGTTCCTCGGTCAGATGGTCAAGGA GGTGCTGGACGGCGATGACTTCATCCGAAACTTGTGGCAGACGCACCTCAGAGTCAAGGAGGAGGGCTACACTCag CCTCTCTCGCTCGGTCTCTTCCGGTCCGACTACATGGTGCACCGCGACGGGTCGACATCACCACCCTCGCTGCAGGCGAAGCAGGTCGAGTTCAACACCATCGCCTCCTCGTTCGGTGGCCTGTCCAGCTTCACGTCGCAGCTCCACAG CTTCCTCGCATCCACCGAGTACCCGCTGCTGAGCCGGCCGATGGACGTCGGCGCGCTCGACCTGCCCGAGTGCCGGCCCGTCGAAggactcgccgccggcatcgaggccgcCTTCCACGCGTACGCGGCCTCGGAGCTGGGGCACCCCACGtgcgtcgtcttcctcgtgcAATCCGAGGAACGAAACGTCTTCGACCAGCGCCACCTCGAGTACCAAATCGTCaagtcctcgccgacgataCCCGTCTTCCGCCTGCCCTTTGCCGACATCCTCACCCACACGTCggtggccgagacggccaagCGGCAGCTGCTCTACCGCCTCCCGCGCAACCCGACCAGGGTGTTagaggtcgccgtcgtctacATGCGCGCCGGCTACGGCCCCGGCGACTACCCCGACCGGGACGCCTGGGAGGCCCGATATCAGCTGGAGCGGTCGGCGGCCATCAAGTGCCCGACGGTGCTGACGCAGCTCGCCGGCACCAAGAAGGTGCAGCAGGTGCTCGCGGCGCCCAAGGTGCTGGCGAggttcatcgacgacgagacgacgtcggcgggcgAGTTGTGGAAGACGTTTACGAACATCTACCCGATGGACAGGTcggacgccggcctcgaggcccgCAAGAAggcgctcgacgccgagctctgCCAGGCGTACGTGCTCAAGCCGCAgcgggagggcggcggcaacaACATCTATCGCGGAGCGATCCCCGACTTTCTCCGGTCGGTGCCCGAGGAGCACTGGGGGTCCTACATCCTCATGGAGCTCAtcgtgccgccgcccgtgtCGAACCTCATCCTCCGCAACGGCCGGGTGGAGCGAGGCGGCGTCATCTGCGAGCTGGGCGTCTACGGCACCTGCCTGTGGAACCAGGGCACCGGGGAGGTGCTGCGCAACGAGGAGGCCGGGTACCTCTTGCGGACCAAGGGCGACAagagcgaggagggcggcgtcgcggccggGTACGGATGCATGGACAGTTGCGCCTTGGTGTAG
- a CDS encoding pheromone receptor produces the protein MYTPPTVELSSPATRLLRRQEPLILYPQSLVPVPVTTPALTANLVMRVLLALVGNIVCIIPLGLLYRNGEFAAVVFIVLVMLLNLDTVVNSLLWHNNDTADWWHGVGYCDLDNFFRNASKGLYLTCLLAIMRNLAQQVGMMRAGALTAAEKRRRNLTQALIMFPLPIVMLAWTFPLTAQRYVIGTLVGCDWVPHSSWPYLVFFILPPVVVGFATVVYAVLTYYRYRQVSKTTVSALASNRAANRRSQRTRRRLYMMVISILIPFFPIVVTLAVLNILAMGSIKPFSYDTIHNHATPLPWNTVVLVTSNDVPWAYMNSAYIPILTTVPIFAFFGTTIDALNQYRVVLVFVGLAKFFPSLRREYDPDRVPTAANSLDSNQTAAMTGTSSNASRKVAPTTDSSRQQPGTPFTSADCAELQIPEMQTIDFATTVQLENGLGGEEIEHQETSTSPPRRGPFSFGTPFHLPNPFRFSVFRSTKEKSSAAPAACPPAVPLENAQQAVSASPWEAQAGTPRPHPCVRPEDEDETALFNTSTRDHHTDCTTPEEVMADAEKDLEGQIPHSCRKR, from the exons ATGTATACGCCGCCGACCGTGGAGctgtcctcgccggcgactcGGCTCCTCCGTCGGCAGGAACCTCTCATCCTCTACCCCCAGAgcctcgtccccgtccccgtcacGACGCCCGCCCTCACGGCCAACCTCGTCATGCGCGtgctcctcgctctcgtcggcaACATCGTCTGCATCATtcccctcggcctcctctACCGCAACGGCGagttcgccgccgtcgtcttcatcgtcctcgtcatgcTGCTCAACCTTGACACCGTCGTCAACTCGCTCCTCTGGCACAACAACGACACGGCCGACTGGTGGCATGGTGTCGGCTACTGCGATCTCGACAACTTCTTCCGCAACGCGAGCAAGGGGCTCTACCTCACCTGCCTTTTGGCCATCATGCGAAACCTGGCCCAGCAGGTGGGCATGAtgcgcgccggcgccctgaccgccgccgagaagcGCCGGCGCAACCTGACGCAGGCCCTCATCATGTTCCCGCTGCCCATCGTCATGCTCGCCTGGACCTTTCCCCTCACGGCTCAGAGATATGTCATCGGCACCTTGGTCGGCTGCGACTGGGTTCCGCACTCGTCCTGGCCCTATCTAGTCTTCTTCATCCTgccccccgtcgtcgtcggcttcgccaccgtcgtctaCGCAG TGCTCACCTATTATCGATACCGCCAGGTTTCCAAGACGACCGTCTCGGCGCTGGCGAGCAACAGGGCGGCGAACCGCAGGAGCCAGCGAACCCGACGCCGGCTCTACATGATGGTCATATCCATCTTGATCCCCTTCttccccatcgtcgtcactCTCGCCGTGCTCAACATCCTCGCCATGGGCTCGATCAAGCCATTCAGCTACGACACGATTCACAATCACGCGACCCCGTTGCCATGGAacaccgtcgtcctcgtcacctcCAACGACGTCCCTTGGGCCTACATGAACAGCGCCTACATACCAATCCTCACCACCGTCCCCATCTTTGCCTTTTTCGGCACCACCATTGACGCGTTGAACCAGTACAGAGTCGTCTTGGTCTTTGTTGGCCTGGCCAAATTCTTTCCCTCCCTGCGAAGAGAGTACGACCCGGACAGGGTTCCGACGGCAGCAAACTCTCTTGACTCGAACCAGACGGCAGCGATGACTGG AACCTCATCCAATGCCTCGAGAAAGGTGGCACCTACCACCGACTCGTCCAGGCAGCAGCCTGGCACCCCATTCACCTCCGCCGATTGTGCCGAGCTTCAGATCCCCGAAATGCAAACCATCGACTTTGCCACCACTGTCCAGCTCGAAAATGGGCTTGGGGGAGAGGAGATCGAGCACCAGgagacctcgacgagcccgcCGCGTCGGGGCCCGTTCAGCTTCGGCACGCCGTTCCACCTCCCGAATCCCTTCCGATTCTCTGTTTTCCGTTCGACAAAGGAGAAGAGCAGCGCTGCCCCCGCCGCATGCCCTCCTGCGGTCCCCCTCGAGAATGCTCAGCAGGCCGTTTCGGCATCTCCGTGGGAAGCACAAGCCGGTACCCCTCGTCCGCATCCCTGTGTTCGGCcggaggacgaagacgagacGGCGCTCTTCAACACTTCGACTCGTGACCATCACACCGACTGCACGACACCGGAGGAGgtcatggccgacgccgagaaaGATCTCGAGGGTCAGATACCTCACAGCTGCAGGAAGCGCTAG
- a CDS encoding enoyl-CoA hydratase has protein sequence MNALRCLRPVAGRIPFQPSTLPRVVRAYSSKSYEYIQVSMPKPGVGQGIKVTLNRPKALNALCTPLINELNEALNELNASDDASVIILTGSQKAFAAGADIKEMAPLAFSEAYTKSFIESWSLLTTQIKKPIIAAVSGHALGGGCELAMMCDLIYCTDNANFGQPEIKLGTIPGAGGSQRLTRAVGKAKAMELILTGKSFSGAEAERWGVAARTFPTYESLMEEVLKLAETIAGYSKVAILACKEVVNKSQDLPLRDGVEFERRVFHSLFGSQDQKVGMKAFAEKKKAEWTHS, from the exons ATGAACGCCCTTCGATGCCTGCGGCCGGTTGCCGGCCGGATCCCGTTTCAGCCCTCGACCCTTCCTCGCGTGGTGCGAGCCTACAGCTCCAAGTCGTACGAATACATCCAAGTGTCCATGCCGAAGCCTGGCGTTGGCCAAG GCATCAAAGTGACGTTGAACCGACCCAAAGCCCTCAACGCCCTGTGCACGCCCCTCATAAACGAGTTGAACGAGGCCCTCAACGAGCTCAACGCCTCCGATGACGCCTCCGTCATCATCTTGACCGGGTCGCAGAAAGCCTTCGCTGCCGGAGCCGACATCAAGGAAATGGCCCCCCTGGCATTCTCCGAGGCCTACACCAAGTCGTTTATCGAGTCCTGGTCACTGCTGACGACGCAGATCAAGAAACCCATCATCGCGGCCGTCTCGGGACAtgcgctcggcggcggctgcgagCTGGCCATGATGTGTGACCTCATCTACTGCACGGATAATGCCAACTTTGGCCAGCCCGAAATCAAGCTCGGCACCATACCGGGAGCGGGTGGCAGCCAGCGACTGAcgcgcgccgtcggcaaggccaaggcgatgGAGCTTATCCTGACCGGAAAGTCCTTTTcgggcgccgaagccgagcgatggggcgtcgccgccaggACGTTCCCGACGTACGAGTCGTTGATGGAGGAGGTGCTGAAGCTCGCCGAGACGATCGCCGGATACTCCAAAGTAGCCATCTTGGCCTGCAAGGAGGTGGTGAACAAGAGCCAAGATCTGCCGCTGAGGGACGGTGTCGAGTTCGAGAGGCGCGTTTTCCACAGCCTATTCGGAAGCCAAGATCAGAAAGTTGGCATGAAGGCGTTTGCGGAGAAGAAAAAGGCCGAGTGGACGCACTCGTAG
- a CDS encoding ssDNA binding protein: MSSAMLFRRAAVTATRSFSTSAPRSVARISIIGNLADTPEVQPTSSGREILKYAVASNTGPRDNRQTSWFRVTSFAEGPRKDFMLSLPKGAMVFVEGDASISTYQDANGQTKSSLNVVQRTLSPRGAPPAPYLVLSRADLGRAGNIEVLKRPQTAGGQAE, encoded by the exons ATGTCCTCCGCCATGCTCttccgccgcgccgccgtcacggccacgCGTTCCTTCAGCACCTCGGCGCCCCGTTCCGTCGCCCGCATCTCCATCATCGGCAACCTCGCCGACACGCCCGAGGTGcagccgacgagcagcgggCGCGAGATCCTCAAGTACGCCGTCGCCAGCAACACCGGCCCCCGCGACAACCGCCAGACGAGCTGGTTCCGCGTCACGAGCTTCGCCGAGGGCCCGCGCAAGGACTTCATGCTGAGCCTGCCCAAGGG CGCCATGGTCTTTGTCGAGGGCGATGCCTCCATCAGCACCTACCAGGATGCCAACGGCCAGACGAAGAGCAGCCTCAACGTCGTCCAGCGTACGCTCTCCCCACGCGGAGCGCCCCCGGCCCCGTACCTCGTCCTCTCCCGTGCTGACCTTGGCCGTGCAGGCAACATCGAGGTCCTCAAGCGACCCCAGACGGCCGGCGGCCAGGCCGAGTAA
- a CDS encoding ribosomal protein: MNVATSWRPLGCLKSRLRHARQARASQRCLATAANAEGKQTAFTARQRSAQQKVGKFKIWPQVPSIRCTTPDPMPVLRQQQIDMLDPTGARTRLFSREHADSAKVGDVLMVTTKAGEPFSGAFIQIRRRGADTAILLRGQMMKTGVEMWFKIYSPTVMGIDIIWRRPKRARRARLTYMRKPKHDMGSVDQLVSAWKKERYALRSKSKQTTGRTRGQVNK, encoded by the exons ATGAATGTCGCTACCTCCTGGCGGCCTTTAGGCTGCCTCAAGTCGAGGCTTCGGCATGCGAGACAAGCCAGAGCATCGCAGAGGTGCTTGGCAACCGCCGCGAATGCCGAGGGCAAGCAGACGGCATTTACCGCCAGACAAC GATCGGCGCAGCAAAAGGTTGGCAAGTTCAAAATATGGCCGCAGGTGCCGTCGATTCGATGCACGACGCCCGACCCGATGCCCGTTCTCCGCCAGCAGCAAATAGACATGCTCGACCCGACGGGTGCACGAACGCGACTCTTCTCGCGCGAACACGCCGACAGCGCCAAGGTCGGGGACGTGCTCATGGTGACGACCAAGGCCGGAGAGCCCTTCTCGGGCGCCTTTATCCAGAttcggcggcgcggcgcggACACGGCGATTCTTCTCCGAGGCCAGATGATGAAGACGGGTGTCGAGATGTGGTTCAAGATCTACAGCCCGACGGTCATGGGCATCGACATCATTTGGCGCCGACccaagagggcgaggagggcgcggCTCACGTACATGCGCAAGCCCAAGCACGACATGGGCAGCGTCGACCAGCTCGTGTCGGCGTGGAAGAAGGAGAGGTACGCGCTGCGGTCCAAGTCGAAGCAGACGACAGGCAGGACGAGAGGGCAGGTAAATAAGTGA